Proteins encoded within one genomic window of Deltaproteobacteria bacterium:
- a CDS encoding DNA-3-methyladenine glycosylase — MKPLPREFYDRDTVRVATELLGKRLVHRTRGIERVGTIVEVEAYLGPHDRAAHSSRGRTERTRVMFGPPGHAYVYLVYGMHCCMNVVTEREGHASAVLLRAIEPVRNVEGPTAGPGRLCRAMDIDRRLNAHDLCGGGFFIADAPAVDRRAIAKRPRVGVEYAGRWATRLLRFYIRGNPFVSRK, encoded by the coding sequence GTGAAGCCCCTCCCCAGGGAATTCTACGACCGCGACACCGTGCGGGTCGCGACCGAGCTGTTGGGAAAGCGGCTCGTCCACCGGACGCGCGGGATCGAGCGGGTCGGGACGATCGTCGAGGTCGAGGCGTACCTGGGGCCGCACGACCGCGCCGCGCACTCCTCCCGGGGGCGGACGGAGAGGACGCGGGTGATGTTCGGCCCCCCGGGCCACGCCTACGTCTACCTGGTGTACGGAATGCACTGCTGCATGAACGTGGTGACCGAGCGCGAAGGGCACGCGTCCGCCGTCCTCCTCCGGGCGATCGAGCCGGTGCGGAACGTGGAGGGCCCCACCGCGGGCCCGGGACGGCTGTGCCGGGCGATGGACATCGACCGGCGGCTGAACGCGCACGATCTGTGCGGGGGCGGGTTCTTCATCGCGGACGCTCCGGCGGTCGACCGTCGCGCCATCGCGAAGCGGCCGCGGGTCGGGGTGGAGTACGCCGGGCGATGGGCCACGAGGCTTCTCCGGTTCTACATCCGGGGGAATCCGTTCGTGTCGAGGAAGTAG